The Aneurinibacillus migulanus genome window below encodes:
- the tnpA gene encoding IS66 family insertion sequence element accessory protein TnpA: protein MEKHLLKKEWEAYIQDYKNSGLSKVAWCQKQNLPVHRLYYWLKKLSPGQVSDSAHEASSLAGEGQKVIDSTVY from the coding sequence ATGGAAAAACACCTATTAAAGAAAGAATGGGAAGCTTATATTCAAGACTATAAAAACAGTGGACTATCAAAGGTTGCCTGGTGTCAAAAACAGAACCTACCGGTTCATCGGCTATATTACTGGCTGAAAAAATTATCGCCTGGACAGGTATCGGACTCGGCCCATGAGGCATCATCACTTGCAGGTGAAGGACAAAAAGTTATCGATAGTACCGTGTATAG